A single window of Dermacentor albipictus isolate Rhodes 1998 colony chromosome 1, USDA_Dalb.pri_finalv2, whole genome shotgun sequence DNA harbors:
- the LOC139054163 gene encoding uncharacterized protein yields the protein MGTTESDKRHYFVEIVLSRTGFVDAGSEHALHQAYLLLPLAVCPAGFIGRNKSQEAVPRALHWDHLTSTVTSTETPWHPDKSSSLFDVTFSGLGSTERVRMLIEFFLIAQVSDQHLVSSTRDNDVTLMVLPSPQCCVAILQDCFNVVCLMLLTFGDVEQNPGPDSDSDECSQRELMKRILREQKETNKTLKQLSSNIKHVETIVADLQERMTVIENERRLWKECEDKIVHCEESCKSTMTQVEFLASKVDDLENRSRRNNLVIYGLRESSAEDVKTLEEEVRDSLFRKILGIEVNSIERLHKIGTKQSQRTRPVIIRLFNFAEKNKILSSCF from the exons ATGGGGACAACTGAGAGTGACAAGAGGCATTATTTTGTTGAG ATCGTGCTGTCGAGGACCGGATTCGTCGACGCAGGGTCTGAGCATGCGCTGCATCAGGCCTATCTACTGCTACCTCTGGCTGTCTGCCCTGCTGGCTTCATCGGACGAAACAAGTCGCAGGAAGCTGTACCACGTGCACTGCACTGGGACCACCTGACCAGCACGGTGACGTCGACAGAGACACCATGGCACccggataaaagcagcagccttttcgacgttaccttcagtggacttggaagcactgAACGAGTACGGATGCTGATCGaattttttctgatcgcacaGGTTAGTGACCAGCATTTAGTCTCTTCAACTAGAGACAATGACGTAACGTTAATGGTGCTCCCAAGTCCACAATGCTGTGTTgctattttgcaagattgttttaatgttgtctgcttaATGTTACTAACATTCGGAGACGTTGAACAAAATCCAGGTCCTGACTCTGATTCAGATGAATGTTCGCAGCGGGAACTAATGAAACGCATTCTGAGAGAACAaaaggaaacgaacaaaacactGAAACAACTGTCTTCAAATATCAAGCACGTGGAGACAATAGTTGCAGATTTGCAAGAAAGAATGACAGTTATTGAGAATGAAAGGAGATTATGGAAAGAATGCGAAGACAAAATAGTACACTGCGAGGAATCTTGTAAATCTACCATGACGCAAGTAGAATTTCTGGCATCGAAGGTCGATGATCTAGAAAATAGAAGTAGGCGGAATAACCTAGTAATTTatggattaagagagagctctgctgaagatgttaaaacacttgaagaagaagtgcGAGACAGTCTATTTAGGAAGATCCTAGGAATAGAAGTTAACTCAATAGAACGACTTCACAAAATTGGTACAAAGCAAAGCCAAAGGACACGCCCCGTTATTATCAGGCTATTCAACTTcgctgagaaaaacaaaatattatcaAGCTGCTTCTAG